TCATTGTTCTCTCCCATTTCTGTAGTTTTATTAGTTTGCTGTTCAGTTGACTTATTCATTTTTCATGACATTAAGATTTTTGTTTAACATTCTTGAATTCTGCATCTACTTTGTAGTATAAGATACCATTCACTAGCATTGATGGCTTGTGTGTTCTTTGACTGTTGTAAATTTAAGGTGAAACGTCCGACTCGGTAGACTTTGAGAAAAAGATTATGAAGGATGAAATTAGAGACAAATCAGATATAGCTGAAATGGCTAACGAAAGCGTGAAAGGGAACATCATGCCTGTGGAGCTAGCAATTCAGAGGGAGCTTGCGTATCAGAAGAAGATTGAGGGGATGCAGTTGCAACCTCGCTATGATTTTGTGGAGCGTTCGATGTGTGACCAGGTGAAATATCTGGCTTCTCAGTTAAATGTTTGTAGAACTTCTTGTTGGCGTTGGCGGAATAATATGCTTGAAGGActctgactttttttttttaacaagtgtTTGACAATTCTATGAACGATAGAGTTTATGAAATTTAAATTGTATGTCGTCGTCCACCACACTGCTAAGTGAATTACATTGCTCTTTTCAGGGGGAACCTTCAAACCTTGAACTTCGGGAAATTGATAGAAGACCCTCTTCTGACAGTTTTCTTAACACACAAGGTATTTCTTAAATCCTAACTTTGCTGGTTATGTCATCCCTCTCGTTCTCTCCCGTTTCCATAGTGCTATTGGTTTTCTGTTCTGTTGACTTATTCATATTTTGATGATGTTAAGCTTTTCGTTTGACATTCTCGAATTCTACATTCTTTTTATACTCTTACCGCGCACTAGAATTGATGACATATGTGTTTGTTGACTGTTGTAAATTTAAGGTGAAACGTCCGACCCAATTGTCTCTGCGAAAAAGATTATAAAGGAGGAAATTAGAGACGCAACGGATATAGTTGAAATGGCTAATGAGAGCGTGAAAGGGAACAACATGCCTGTGGAGCTTGCAATTCAAAGGGATCTTGCATACCAGAAGAAGATTGAGGGGATTCAGTTGCAACCAAGTTATGATTTTGTGAAGCCACCAGTTGCTGACAAGGTGATTATGACTGCCTTCTTTTAACCCTGTTTGTAAAGGTAAATGGGATtggtttgatttttcttttttgaaagatGGGATCTGTTTGATTGTTATCAGTTTCTTATTCAAAATCTTGTATCGTAAGTTGATACTTAAAGCATAGCAGATAACATGGTCAAGCACTCTGTTGTGTCGAGTTACTACTAActggaaatatgctaattattGCAGGAGACACATTCAATTCGTATACCTTCGGAAATGAATGCGAAACCCCGTTCTAGCAGATCTCCTTGCTTTAAAGGTGATTCTGTAGCTTATCGAATAGACATCCCATTTGGCACTTACCATGCACTCCTTGATTCTCATTGTTCTTCCCCATTTAAACACAGCCATTAATTTACCCATGTCTAGTCTGTTTATTATATGTTTTGCTTATACTATTATAAtgcttattatttattttttatgattctTGTATATTTAGAAGTTGTTACTAAATGATATTTTCCTCACACTCAATACTCAGATCAAGCGACTACTGAGAAGGTGATGTGGAAAACAATGTCAGTGGAGCTTGCTCTTCAACGGGAAATTGAATACCAAGCAAAGATTAAAAGGTTGAAGTTGGAAGCTGATAATGATTTTCGAGAAGCTCCCCAGCCTACCACCCAGGTAACTTTATCTTCTTGTTTCTGCTTTGTGGGTTTAGTGGTTTACATACATATCTATCCTCTGCAATTCATCTTCTACAAACAGGGTTTTACCACTTTTACATCAAACGAATCGGCAGTATATGTTgatggaatgaatattaatttatatattagcaTCTTTTGTGATGTTAACTGATTGGTTACTTTAACTTATCTCAGGGAACAACTTCAGGTTTGGGGCTTAGCAAAATGAATAGAGAATCCTGTTTTGAGAACAGTTCAAGCTTGCAAGGTGTTCCTTGGCCTCAACTACACATATCTCATTTTTGCTCTCGCTTACTATTCGTTTCATTAGTTTACATTGATCATATTGTACTTCAGTGTAGCCTTCTTTATCTCTGATTCATGATGGGAGAACTGCTTCGAGCTCAAGCATTTTATAACTTATTTGAACAAGTTATCTTTAGTGCCATTCTTTCAAGCTCTCGTTCTTTTCAGGATTTGTCTTGAAAATGGCATTTCAACTATTACAGTTCTCAATTTTTCTAATGTCCATACATGATCTGCTTAGCTGCTTTTTCATTGGGTACGGAATACAAATAAATGTGATACTGTATCTCGTGTACTTACTCGCGATTTTGGTTGGTCAGGTAGGATTCCGAACCCAATATTCTTTCGAGGGGAGGTTCAATGTGAGAGATCTCAACAACAAATAACCAGAAGGGAGATGTCCAATGAGAGAAACAGGTCCACCACCATGCCGGCGGAGTTAGCAATCCAAAGGAAGCTGGAAGTCCAAAGGAAAATGTGGAATTTGCAGTCTGGTTTTAAGTTTCAGGAACGGCCTGTCCTGTTGCAGGTAATTGTAACCAAATTTCTaaacatctttttttttcttccttcccaAGGGCTAATATTTTACCTCCTAAAATCATACAATGCATTTAGTAGTGTCCAGCTTAAGAGATACGGATATAAAAGGAAGCCGAAAATGGATCTTTCAGGGACTGGCTATCCCTCCTTTGATTTAAATACCATTACCTTAACACGAGAGATATATGAAGTGTTTAATTCAATTGGTATtcttgttgatcatataaatacgGAAATGTAAGTACGAATGTGCTTTATTTGCTCATTTTATCTGCTGAGACATTTTCTAATCTTTTTCCAGGGATCAACTCCAAACCAGAATATTGCAAAAGTGAAAGAAATGGCTCCGTTTATCAATCTGGGATATCCATTGCCACGAAAAGCGAAACAGCAATACTATCAGAAAAACCCTCTATTCTGCAAGGACTGCGGGGTGTTGTGCTCGAGTGCAAAAACTCTAAAGATGCACTATGGAGGTAAAAGACACGCAACCGTAGTAAATGTTAAAGCGAAATAACAATGTCACTGATGCGAGAGAATTAGTGTGCGAGGTATGTTTAGTACCATGTACAGACGAAGACTCTCTTCAGCGGCATCTTTCTGGAAAGAAGCATGCTGCTAATGTTGAAAAACTCGCTGAAGCAAAGGCGGCTCGTAGGTAAAAAACTAAATGAGTTGCAAAGTCCAAGCAGAAAATTACGTATAGTAATTAGATAAAGAAACATTAACCCTTAACCCAATCTTATTTGTGTTTTGGTTTCTGAAAACATCTTGTTTGTCCAGTCTATAAGAAGTTGAATATAGATAGAAACTTACTTAAATAGTACGGAGTAGTTTAGAATTACACCTTTTCATCCATCAACTCAGACTACTTCAGAAGACTTATCATTAAGTTGAGTTCTGGTGCTATGTATATATTGTTAAGTGAGAGATGGTGTTTCTGTGGTCTCCGAATGATGTATATATTCTGGATTGGAAAGCTGTATTTGAActtgtaggatcgagcaagagagaggagagcacacgcggaagcaataaaacgactacattgataatcaaattcggtgtacgattttcatggctcaacaacctatttatattgttcacaaacttgacgactacTCAAAGCACTTTCCTaacaaagatcaaactctaaacaaagacactttcctaacataaaccaAATTCGGTGAACTCTTCTAGAACCAAACAATTTGCTTCACAAGTTTACTCCACATCCAAGCCAAACACGCCGTGTCAACTTCACCTAGTTGCTTCCACTAATAACTTCAccaatatcttggtttaacttccattatcctcccttaaaccaaaaTATCCTTAACAACTTTGCTCTTTATCACTACTGCAATGATCCATCTGAAATGATTTTCTGTTATTTCT
The sequence above is a segment of the Papaver somniferum cultivar HN1 unplaced genomic scaffold, ASM357369v1 unplaced-scaffold_125, whole genome shotgun sequence genome. Coding sequences within it:
- the LOC113331177 gene encoding uncharacterized protein LOC113331177, giving the protein MALELLMADYGDIADYGEEEEEEESSLLAEAEQQGNMLEMVVYEENTPLEVPEENMLEMVVYEENTPLGVPEENMLEIVVYEEKSALEEVPEEMTNEIEERNTISVELAMQRELDYCNKIEKMKKELPGYDFEELSMPVLGEPSNLELWEIGRRTPSDSFSNTQGETSDSVDFEKKIMKDEIRDKSDIAEMANESVKGNIMPVELAIQRELAYQKKIEGMQLQPRYDFVERSMCDQGEPSNLELREIDRRPSSDSFLNTQGETSDPIVSAKKIIKEEIRDATDIVEMANESVKGNNMPVELAIQRDLAYQKKIEGIQLQPSYDFVKPPVADKETHSIRIPSEMNAKPRSSRSPCFKDQATTEKVMWKTMSVELALQREIEYQAKIKRLKLEADNDFREAPQPTTQGTTSGLGLSKMNRESCFENSSSLQGRIPNPIFFRGEVQCERSQQQITRREMSNERNRSTTMPAELAIQRKLEVQRKMWNLQSGFKFQERPVLLQGSTPNQNIAKVKEMAPFINLGYPLPRKAKQQYYQKNPLFCKDCGVLCSSAKTLKMHYGGKRHATVVNVKAK